A genomic window from Alkalihalobacillus sp. AL-G includes:
- a CDS encoding helix-turn-helix transcriptional regulator: MAIIINIDVMLAKRKMSVTELSERVGITMANLSILKNGKAKAIRLSTLEAICKALECQPGDVLEYKTDEDRQG, from the coding sequence ATGGCGATTATAATCAATATTGATGTGATGCTGGCAAAAAGAAAAATGAGCGTAACAGAACTTTCGGAGAGGGTTGGAATCACAATGGCTAACCTTTCTATATTGAAAAATGGAAAGGCAAAAGCGATTCGATTATCAACATTAGAGGCGATTTGTAAGGCTCTAGAATGTCAGCCTGGAGATGTTTTAGAATACAAAACTGACGAAGACCGTCAGGGATGA